Proteins encoded by one window of Hippoglossus hippoglossus isolate fHipHip1 chromosome 15, fHipHip1.pri, whole genome shotgun sequence:
- the ppp2r2d gene encoding serine/threonine-protein phosphatase 2A 55 kDa regulatory subunit B delta isoform, protein MAGVAGGNDFQWCFSQVKGAIDEDVAEADIISTVEFNYSGELLATGDKGGRVVIFQHEQESKNRPHLRGEYNVYSTFQSHEPEFDYLKSLEIEEKINKIRWLPQQNAAHFLLSTNDKTIKLWKISERDKRAEGYNLKDEDGRLRDPFRISSLRVPVLMPMDLMVEASPRRIFANAHTYHINSISVNSDHETYLSADDLRINLWHMEITDRSFNIVDIKPANMEELTEVITAAECHPHQCNVFVYSSSKGTIRLCDMRAAALCDRHSKFFEEPEDPSSRSFFSEIISSISDVKFSHSGRYMMTRDYLSVKVWDLNMENRPVETYQVHEYLRSKLCSLYENDCIFDKFECCWNGSDSAIMTGSYNNFFRMFDRNTRRDITLEASRESSKPRATLKPRKVSTGGKRKKDEISVDSLDFNKKILHTAWHPKDNVIAVAATNNLYIFQDKIN, encoded by the exons ATGGCGG ggGTTGCAGGAGGTAATGATTTCCAGTGGTGTTTCTCTCAAGTGAAAGGAGCGATAGATGAGGATGTTGCGGAAG CTGACATTATCTCTACTGTGGAGTTCAACTACTCTGGAGAGCTGCTCGCGACTGGAGACAAAGGAGGCAGAGTAGTGATATTTCAACATGAACAGGAG tcCAAGAATCGTCCGCACCTGCGCGGGGAGTACAACGTCTATAGCACTTTTCAGAGTCACGAGCCAGAATTTGACTACTTGAAAAGTTTAGAAATCGAGGAAAAGATTAATAAAATTAGATGGCTACCCCAACAAAATGCTGCTCACTTTCTACTTTCGACAAATG ATAAAACTATCAAATTGTGGAAAATAAGTGAAAGAGATAAACGGGCAGAAGGTTACAACCTGAaagatgaagatggacgactcaGAGACCCCTTTAGAATCAGCTCCTTACGG GTACCAGTGCTGATGCCAATGGATCTCATGGTAGAAGCAAGCCCACGGAGGATCTTTGCAAATGCGCACACCTATCACATTAATTCCATTTCTGTAAATAGTGATCATGAAACGTACCTCTCCGCAGACGACCTAAGAATAAATCTATGGCACATGGAAATCACAGACAGAAGTTTTA ATATTGTAGACATCAAGcctgccaacatggaggaacTGACAGAAGTAATCACAGCTGCTGAGTGCCATCCACACCAATGCAATGTTTTTGTGTACAGCAGTAGCAAAGGCACCATCCGCCTGTGTGACATGCGAGCGGCGGCACTCTGCGATCGGCACTCAAAGT tcTTTGAGGAGCCAGAGGATCCGAGCAGCCGATCCTTTTTCTCTGAGATAATCTCCTCCATCTCGGACGTGAAGTTCAGTCACAGCGGACGCTACATGATGACACGTGACTACCTCTCCGTCAAAGTTTGGGACCTCAACATGGAGAACAGGCCAGTGGAGACGTATCAG GTCCATGAATACCTTCGCAGTAAGCTCTGCTCCTTGTATGAAAACGACTGCATCTTCGACAAGTTTGAGTGCTGCTGGAATGGCAGTGACAG TGCCATCATGACCGGCTCCTACAACAATTTCTTCAGAATGTTTGACCGCAACACCAGGCGGGACATCACACTGGAGGCGTCCCGGGAGAGCAGCAAACCGCGGGCCACGCTCAAACCCCGCAAAGTGTCCACCGGCGGCAAGAGGAAGAAGGATGAGATCAGCGTGGACAGCCTGGACTTCAACAAGAAGATCCTCCACACTGCCTGGCACCCCAAAGATAACGTGATAGCTGTGGCAGCCACCAACAACTTGTACATTTTCCAGGACAAAATCAACTAG
- the bnip4 gene encoding BCL2 interacting protein 4, whose translation MSLQKDASSEEALQGSWVELHFSGNASQSTSHHGSQEQIPTSILEGDVEKMLLDAQHESGRSSSRGSSKCNSPLRAQTPLVLWRGSEGNSSQSDEDFQETRREVENLMKKNADWIWDWSSRPENNPPKEFLLKHTKHSTPLSIRNTSVMKKGGILSADFLKLFLPSLIISHILAVGLGIYIGKRITSHNTY comes from the exons ATGTCGCTCCAGAAGGACGCGTCATCTGAGGAGGCTTTACAAG GTTCCTGGGTCGAGCTGCATTTCAGTGGCAACGCCTCCCAAAGTACAAGTCATCACGGAAGTCAGGAGCAGATCCCCACGTCCATCCTGGAGGGTGACGTGGAGAAAATGCTGCTGGACGCACAACACGAGTCGGGCAGGAGCAGCTCCAGGGGGAGCTCTAAGTGCAACAG CCCACTCAGAGCACAGACCCCACTTGTCCTGTGGAGGGgctcagagggaaacagctcaCAG TCAGATGAAGACTTCCAAGAAACAAGACGGGAAGTAGAGAATCTGATGAAGAAAAACGCTGATTGGATCTGGGACTGGTCCAGTCGACCTGAGAACAATCCACCAAA GGAGTTCCTGCTGAAGCACACTAAGCACTCGACCCCTCTCAGCATCAGGAACACCAGCGTCATGAAGAAGGGAGGAATCCTCTCTGCTGACTTTCTGAAGCTTTTCCTTCCCTCATTAATCATTTCTCACATACTTGCTGTTGGCCTAGG GATATACATTGGGAAGCGTATAACCTCCCACAACACCTACTAA
- the LOC117775437 gene encoding alpha-2A adrenergic receptor-like yields the protein MGCLNPTSGNETLPGRHPYTLQTSVPLTVLVGILILLTVFGNVMVVIAVTTSRALRAPQNLFLVSLASADILVATSVIPFSLANELMGYWYFGKVWCEIHLALDVLFCTSSIVHLCTISLDRYWSVTQAIEYNLKRTPRRIKGTIFIVWVLAAIISFPPLITMKKDEGEEDRPECKINEEKWYIIFSSTASFFAPCVIMIMVYVRIYQVAKKRTRSLPGERQRQNGNLRDTKCGLDPMERKDMEGNEVEVGDGGEVNGLDIEEEPSSSDGNETVLCSLKKKRGLRATKVAQATQEEAPPKPEVPPCVRASRWKGRQYREWRFTFVLAVVMGVFVLCWFPFFFTYTLTALCDTCCVPETLFKMFFWLAYCNSSLNPVIYTIFNNDFRRSFKKILCKRDRRGL from the coding sequence ATGGGTTGTCTTAACCCCACCAGTGGAAATGAGACTTTGCCTGGCAGGCACCCGTACACTCTGCAGACCTCTGTGCCTCTGACGGTCCTGGTGGGGATCCTCATCCTGCTGACTGTTTTTGGAAACGTCATGGTAGTAATTGCTGTGACAACAAGCCGAGCCCTGAGAGCACCTCAGAACTTGTTTTTAGTCTCTCTGGCATCTGCAGACATCCTGGTTGCCACCTCGGTGATACCGTTCTCTTTGGCGAATGAACTCATGGGTTACTGGTACTTTGGCAAGGTGTGGTGTGAAATCCATCTGGCTCTGGACGTGCTCTTCTGCACCTCATCCATCGTTCACCTGTGCACCATCAGCCTGGACCGATACTGGTCTGTAACTCAGGCGATTGAGTACAACCTGAAGAGGACGCCGCGCAGGATTAAAGGCACAATCTTCATAGTTTGGGTGCTGGCGGCCATAATATCATTCCCTCCACTTATCACAATGAAAAAGGACGAAGGCGAAGAGGACAGACCTGAATGTAAAATTAATGAGGAGAAGTGGTACATTATATTCTCCAGCACTGCATCCTTCTTCGCGCCCTGCGTCATCATGATCATGGTGTATGTCAGGATCTACCAGGTTGCCAAGAAAAGAACAAGATCACTGCCAGGTGAGAGGCAACGCCAGAATGGAAACTTAAGAGACACTAAGTGCGGTTTGGACCCCATGGAGAGAAAGGACATGGAAGGGAacgaggtggaggtgggggacGGCGGAGAGGTCAACGGGTTGGACATAGAGGAGGAACCCTCCTCTTCTGATGGAAATGAGACTGTCCTGTGTtccctgaagaagaagaggggtcTCAGAGCAACCAAAGTGGCTCAGGCGACGCAAGAAGAGGCGCCTCCGAAGCCGGAGGTGCCGCCCTGTGTGAGAGCGAGCAGGTGGAAAGGACGACAGTACAGAGAGTGGCGCTTCACGTTTGTTCTGGCCGTGGTCATGGGAGTGTTCGTTCTCTGCTGGTTCCCCTTTTTCTTCACATACACGCTCACTGCCTTGTGCGACACCTGCTGCGTCCCAGAGACACTGTTCAAGATGTTTTTCTGGTTGGCTTATTGCAATAGTTCCCTAAATCCTGTTATATACACTATATTCAATAATGACTTCAGGAGGTCTTTTAAAAAGATCCTTTGCAAACGGGACAGAAGAGGCTTATAA
- the smndc1 gene encoding survival of motor neuron-related-splicing factor 30, translating to MSDDLVKQLSSYKAQLQQVEVALSTDQDNEDLLKLQKDLQEVIDLTKDLLTAQPSDGASTTNGSDTVPVKHSWKVGNRCMAQWSQDGQVYEAEIEEIDRENGTAAVTFSGYGNAEVIPLQNLKPAEEGKRSDEDGNMKPKSRKEQIAEQREYKKKKAQKKVLRMKELEQEREEQKSKWQMFNNKAYSKNKKGQVKRSIFASPESVNGKVGVGTCGIADKPMTQYNDTSKYNVRHLMPQ from the exons ATGTCGGACGACCTGGTGAAACAGTTGAGCAGCTACAAAGCTCAGCTGCAGCAAGTGGAAGTGGCTCTATCCACCGATCAAGACAATGAAGATCTGCTCAAGCTCCAGAAAGACTTACAG GAAGTCATCGATTTGACTAAAGACCTCCTGACCGCACAGCCCAGTGATGGTGCGTCCACCACCAACGGCTCCGACACTGTCCCCGTGAAGCACAGCTGGAAAGTGGGGAACAGGTGTATGGCTCAGTGGAGTCAGGATGGACA GGTGTATGAGGCTGAGATTGAGGAGATAGACCGAGAGAACGGCACTGCAGCTGTTACCTTCTCTGGATACGGGAACGCCGAAGTGATCCCTCTGCAGAACCTCAAACCGGCAGAGGAGGGGAAACGTTCTGATGAGGACGGGAACATGAAGCCCAAATCAAG GAAAGAACAAatagcagagcagagagaatataagaagaagaaagccCAGAAGAAGGTACTGAGAATGAAGGAGttggagcaggagagggaggagcagaagTCAAAGTGGCAAATGTTCAACAACAAAGCCTACTCTAAGAACAAGAAGGGACAG GTAAAGAGGAGCATATTTGCGTCTCCAGAGAGCGTGAATGGAAAGGTCGGAGTGGGAACATGTGGTATTGCAGACAAGCCAATGACCCAGTACAACGACACGTCAAAATACAACGTCAGACATCTAATGCCCCAATGA